Genomic window (Bacteroidota bacterium):
TAATATCAATTAATGTCTTGCTTTGAAATTATGGCAGCCCAACCTCCACCAGCTTCCATTTGTACTGATATTTTAGAATTTTTGTTGACTTCTAATGTCTTCAATTTATAGTCTTCTGCAAATCGATCAGCATTAATACCATCTTTAAAAACTTCCATCTTAAAGGTTCCTTCTTTTAAGAAGGAAAGATTAAGTTCTAACTCCCTTGGAGTCCAGTCTGTCATTGCTCCAATATACCATTTGTTACCCTTTCTTCTGGCAAGTGCAATATAGTCACCAACTGAAGTTTCCTCAAT
Coding sequences:
- a CDS encoding glycoside hydrolase family 97 C-terminal domain-containing protein, whose product is MEETSVGDYIALARRKGNKWYIGAMTDWTPRELELNLSFLKEGTFKMEVFKDGINADRFAEDYKLKTLEVNKNSKISVQMEAGGGWAAIISKQDIN